A window of Halobacteriovorax sp. DA5 contains these coding sequences:
- a CDS encoding DUF167 domain-containing protein has protein sequence MERIISIKDYLKTQCLNFITLSNSESELIVELEVWAKPGAKVEKVSVAETGQLIVSTQAPPEDGKANAGIEKLVAKKFGVAKNQVQLTQGLQSKFKKMAISFVFAHNKDTEYYLAKIKKALN, from the coding sequence TTGGAGAGAATTATTTCAATAAAAGACTATTTAAAAACACAATGCCTGAACTTCATTACTCTTTCGAATAGTGAAAGTGAATTAATAGTTGAACTTGAAGTTTGGGCAAAGCCTGGTGCAAAAGTTGAAAAGGTGAGTGTTGCGGAAACTGGGCAACTTATCGTTAGCACTCAGGCCCCTCCTGAAGATGGAAAGGCCAATGCTGGTATTGAAAAGTTAGTTGCAAAGAAATTCGGCGTAGCAAAAAATCAAGTTCAACTTACTCAAGGACTTCAGTCTAAGTTTAAAAAAATGGCCATAAGCTTCGTCTTTGCGCATAATAAAGATACTGAATATTACTTAGCTAAGATAAAAAAGGCCCTAAATTGA
- a CDS encoding TRAP transporter TatT component family protein, producing MATNQMGDMIFETSEAVFTEDNWDLFESTIDSNIKLVENLYAADRENPEFIVTLIKAYSGKAFAIDETYYLKDQLKELSNSKYRVNALSNYTRALNYSALFFEVRGFKDFDFTRYISSPEDFKKLLDENLSDNATNIEGVFYTGQTLASIINLQRDNMRAVAYLPLAKVMYDWSCEKNGNLAQGACDIFNASYAASRPRGLGGDPVTGKRLFEEAIQKWPNNMLVRLSFIQFYAVPMFEENIYRNQKLEMNKFHREQMELTYWSGGKIETPKVDYNNLFNLIARKRLKIIEGLEEEIF from the coding sequence GTGGCCACTAACCAGATGGGGGATATGATCTTTGAGACATCTGAGGCCGTTTTTACTGAAGATAACTGGGACTTATTTGAATCGACAATTGATAGCAATATTAAATTAGTTGAAAATCTCTACGCCGCTGATCGCGAAAATCCTGAATTCATTGTTACTCTCATAAAAGCATATAGCGGTAAGGCATTTGCCATCGATGAAACTTACTATCTTAAAGATCAACTTAAAGAACTATCAAATTCAAAATACCGAGTTAATGCTCTTTCAAATTACACTCGTGCTCTAAATTATTCTGCGCTATTTTTTGAAGTACGAGGATTTAAAGATTTTGATTTCACTCGCTACATTTCTTCACCTGAAGATTTTAAAAAATTACTTGATGAAAACTTAAGTGATAACGCTACAAATATCGAAGGTGTTTTCTATACAGGACAAACGCTTGCTTCAATCATTAATCTACAAAGAGATAATATGAGGGCCGTCGCTTATCTTCCTCTTGCAAAGGTTATGTACGATTGGTCATGTGAAAAGAATGGAAATTTAGCGCAAGGTGCTTGTGATATTTTCAATGCTTCTTACGCTGCTTCAAGACCTCGTGGACTTGGTGGGGACCCTGTAACTGGTAAGCGCTTATTTGAAGAAGCTATTCAAAAATGGCCAAATAATATGTTAGTTAGACTTTCATTTATTCAGTTTTATGCAGTTCCAATGTTTGAAGAAAATATCTATCGTAATCAGAAATTAGAAATGAATAAATTTCACCGTGAGCAGATGGAGCTAACTTATTGGAGTGGTGGAAAAATTGAAACACCAAAGGTTGATTACAATAACCTTTTTAATTTAATTGCACGTAAGAGATTAAAAATAATTGAAGGCTTAGAAGAAGAGATCTTCTAA
- a CDS encoding FecR domain-containing protein, producing the protein MMLRILFILTITLSTFASSSELETKFKDDRKSLIKWDELKAQKWLDFDEWKEELRFKESYPLWRDLEKISGIDEEIGRVIKCVGECTLFRKLGNNKIGFRSLIKENDDIETGIDSYLWLMLFDGTLIRIAPESSISLKEMNILKDEVFFNIRMNVGNVLLISRSKEKLKELDQRDTDSVFFPLPINKTNPVVFDKDVSMNEYLFEDGLRYKSRTRFINEAIEKNNKNVIRKSRFFIQSPLYSFEAYSPSFETYVSIGDDSYLKFRDDEQLGYKNDLASSPKVNLRGYENDSFEELEYGSWYKFSFINRNVFVTKDSEVLSQNELFTKRIYGIYYTREIFLERYGKPLFAEGDEVQLAKNYGLRLWKKEELEKRLKFLWTHVREVETTNLAIADRYRKSVLNRANRRDKDVLRKDFYTKAQESYYKVGAMENSRSYFPKLNSEKQELWKKLNGIYTEIYPGLRESTSKGTTILDESSDSN; encoded by the coding sequence ATGATGCTACGTATTTTATTTATTTTAACCATTACACTTTCAACTTTTGCTAGCTCATCAGAGTTAGAAACAAAGTTTAAGGACGACCGTAAGTCTCTAATCAAATGGGATGAGCTTAAGGCCCAGAAGTGGCTAGACTTTGATGAGTGGAAAGAGGAATTACGCTTTAAAGAAAGCTATCCACTTTGGCGTGATCTTGAAAAAATCTCAGGTATCGATGAAGAGATTGGCCGTGTGATCAAATGTGTGGGGGAGTGTACTCTCTTTCGAAAGCTTGGAAATAATAAAATTGGTTTTCGATCTCTGATAAAAGAAAATGATGATATTGAAACTGGTATCGATAGCTACCTTTGGCTTATGCTCTTTGATGGTACATTGATTCGTATAGCACCTGAAAGTTCAATCTCACTAAAAGAAATGAATATTTTAAAAGACGAAGTATTTTTCAATATTCGTATGAATGTAGGAAATGTTCTTTTGATTTCACGCTCAAAAGAAAAACTTAAAGAGTTGGACCAAAGAGATACTGATTCTGTTTTCTTTCCTCTTCCTATTAATAAAACCAATCCCGTCGTCTTTGATAAAGATGTTTCTATGAATGAGTATCTTTTTGAAGATGGACTACGTTATAAATCTCGTACTCGCTTTATTAATGAGGCGATAGAAAAGAACAATAAAAATGTCATAAGAAAGAGTCGATTCTTTATACAATCTCCATTGTATTCATTTGAAGCCTATTCTCCATCATTTGAAACTTATGTTTCAATTGGTGATGATAGCTACCTTAAATTCAGAGATGATGAACAGTTAGGATACAAAAATGACTTGGCCTCATCTCCAAAAGTAAACTTACGTGGTTATGAAAATGATAGTTTTGAAGAGTTAGAATATGGAAGTTGGTATAAATTTTCTTTCATTAATCGTAATGTTTTTGTCACGAAAGACTCTGAAGTTTTAAGTCAAAATGAATTATTTACGAAGAGAATTTACGGAATCTACTATACTCGTGAAATCTTTTTAGAACGCTACGGAAAGCCATTATTTGCTGAAGGTGATGAGGTTCAGTTAGCCAAAAATTATGGTTTGAGACTTTGGAAAAAAGAAGAATTAGAAAAGCGTCTAAAATTTCTATGGACTCATGTTAGAGAGGTTGAAACGACAAATCTTGCGATCGCTGATCGTTATCGAAAGTCTGTTTTAAATCGAGCAAACCGTCGTGATAAAGATGTCCTACGAAAAGATTTTTACACGAAGGCACAAGAAAGTTACTATAAAGTCGGTGCGATGGAGAATTCGAGAAGTTATTTTCCAAAGCTTAATTCAGAAAAACAAGAACTATGGAAGAAGTTAAATGGTATCTACACTGAAATTTATCCTGGCCTCAGGGAGTCCACGTCGAAAGGAACTACTATCTTGGATGAAAGTTCCGATTCAAATTAA
- a CDS encoding nucleoside triphosphate pyrophosphatase, translating to MKVPIQIKPSAVEEITTKEHPKDIVEELAELKGRDIFTQEFPKDGNVFVVASDTLVAIGDKVLGKPNDRDHARQMLLELSGKEHDVFTAVYMAYRDKEYTFSRCSKVKFTDISPEILELYLESDEALDKAGSYGIQGQGLLFVEHMSGSYSNVVGFPLADFIAEMKTFLDELGFESSNWRELFQ from the coding sequence ATGAAAGTTCCGATTCAAATTAAGCCTTCAGCTGTTGAAGAAATAACAACTAAAGAACATCCAAAAGATATTGTCGAAGAATTGGCCGAGCTAAAGGGAAGAGATATCTTTACCCAAGAATTTCCAAAAGATGGAAATGTCTTTGTTGTCGCTTCTGATACTCTTGTTGCTATAGGTGATAAAGTTTTAGGAAAACCTAATGATCGCGACCATGCAAGGCAGATGCTACTAGAGTTATCTGGTAAAGAGCACGATGTTTTTACAGCTGTATATATGGCCTATCGAGACAAGGAATATACTTTTTCAAGATGTTCAAAAGTAAAGTTTACAGATATTTCACCGGAAATTTTAGAGCTTTATTTAGAAAGTGATGAGGCCCTTGATAAGGCGGGGTCATACGGAATTCAAGGACAAGGTCTACTCTTTGTTGAACATATGAGTGGCTCGTATTCAAATGTTGTAGGTTTTCCTCTCGCTGACTTTATTGCTGAAATGAAAACTTTTCTTGATGAGCTTGGATTTGAGAGCAGCAATTGGAGAGAATTATTTCAATAA